In Anaerolineales bacterium, a single window of DNA contains:
- a CDS encoding NAD-dependent epimerase/dehydratase family protein gives MTERVLVTGATGFIGSSICRALISHGHEVRALHRQTSSLRALQGIPVEFHVGDILEPDTLQQPLCDVDLVFHAAAQSAYWRHPELVRQTAVAGTGNVLRAAADAGVKRVVLTSSVAAMGVPRHDEYLTEEHTYNLPPKRFPYGYAKRESELEALKYVDRGIEVVIVNPSVVIGPGDLNQISGAMVTEAARGWGVFWMDGGINVVHIDDVVAGHLAAARRGRSGERYILGGENLSHHQVFSTLTEIAGRRAPWLKIPTRGIGPAAWLCDVLGKWLPLPFNGAQLRMTCEYLYCDTSKSKRELNLSDPKPFRQAAQEAYDWYREHGYL, from the coding sequence TTGACTGAACGGGTCCTCGTCACCGGGGCGACGGGATTCATCGGGTCGTCCATATGCCGCGCTTTGATTTCCCACGGACACGAAGTCCGTGCGCTGCACCGTCAGACATCCTCGCTGCGAGCGCTTCAGGGCATTCCCGTCGAATTTCACGTCGGAGACATTTTAGAACCCGACACGCTGCAGCAGCCGCTTTGCGACGTGGATCTCGTTTTTCACGCCGCCGCACAATCCGCTTACTGGCGCCACCCCGAACTCGTGCGGCAAACCGCCGTAGCGGGCACGGGTAACGTCTTGAGAGCCGCTGCCGACGCCGGCGTAAAGCGCGTGGTACTCACCAGTTCCGTTGCCGCCATGGGGGTTCCGCGTCACGATGAATACCTCACGGAAGAACACACGTACAACCTGCCCCCGAAACGATTTCCCTACGGCTACGCCAAGCGGGAATCCGAATTGGAAGCGCTCAAGTACGTCGATCGAGGCATCGAGGTCGTGATCGTCAACCCCAGCGTGGTCATCGGACCGGGCGATCTCAACCAGATCAGCGGGGCGATGGTCACGGAAGCCGCGCGCGGATGGGGTGTCTTCTGGATGGACGGCGGGATCAACGTGGTACACATCGACGACGTCGTCGCCGGGCATCTCGCCGCGGCGCGCCGCGGTCGTTCCGGCGAACGCTACATCCTCGGCGGTGAGAACCTGTCGCATCATCAGGTTTTCAGCACGCTGACGGAAATCGCCGGTCGTCGAGCACCCTGGCTGAAGATCCCGACGCGAGGGATTGGACCCGCCGCATGGCTGTGTGACGTCCTGGGAAAATGGCTTCCCCTGCCCTTCAACGGTGCACAACTGCGCATGACGTGTGAGTACCTCTACTGTGACACATCGAAGTCGAAGCGGGAACTGAACCTATCGGACCCCAAACCATTCCGCCAGGCCGCACAAGAAGCCTACGAT